A genomic segment from Lytechinus variegatus isolate NC3 chromosome 10, Lvar_3.0, whole genome shotgun sequence encodes:
- the LOC121423226 gene encoding THO complex subunit 4-like yields MSGDKIDMSLDDIIKANKGNRGGRGGRGRGGNRGRGRGAGGAGGGRGGRGGRGGGGSGGPMRRQRGGGAGRPAPYSRPKQMPDQWQHDMYSEGGGAIRRQGLSTAANGPGKLLVSNLDFGVSNNDIEELFADFGSLKKAAVHYDRTGRSLGTADVIFERRADAMKAIKQYHQVPLDGRPMNIQLVGSATELESNPMQSRPRQQAGGGRGGGGRGGVRRNQGNYNQGGYNQGGYNQGRRGGGGGGGRGGGTRGRGGRGRGRGRGAGGNRPTPTAAELDAELDAYNSQIDS; encoded by the exons atgagtGGTGACAAGATCGACATGAGCCTTGATGATATAATCAAAGCAAATAAAGGGAACCGTGGTGGtcgaggaggaagaggaagaggtGGTAACCGTGGCAGAGGACGAGGTGCCGGTGGCGCTGGCGGAGGACGTGGTGGCCGAGGAGGCCGGGGTGGTGGAGGCAGCGGAGGACCGATGAGAAGACAAAGAGGTGGCGGTGCTGGCAGACCGGCGCCATATTCACGG cCAAAACAGATGCCTGATCAGTGGCAGCATGATATGTACAGTGAAGGTGGAGGTGCAATCAGAAGACAAGGATTATCAACTGCAGCGAACGGACCTGGAAAACTGCTAGTTTCAAATCTGGATTTTGgtgtttcaaataatgatattgag GAATTGTTTGCAGACTTTGGTAGTCTGAAGAAGGCAGCGGTACATTACGACAGGACGGGAAGAAGTCTTGGTACAGCAGACGTTATCTTTGAAAGGAGAGCAGACGCTATGAAAGCAATCAAGCAGTACCATCAAGTGCCATTAGACG GTCGACCGATGAATATTCAGTTAGTTGGTTCAGCGACTGAGCTAGAGTCAAACCCAATGCAATCAAGACC gaGACAGCAAGCTGGAGGAGGtcgaggaggaggaggaagggggggAGTCCGTCGGAATCAGGGAAACTACAACCAAGGAGGCTACAACCAGGGGGGTTACAACCAGGGCCGAAGGGGCGGAGGAGGAGGAGGCGGACGAGGGGGAGGAACCAGGGGGCGTGGAGGCCGAGGGAGAGGAAGGGGCAGGGGTGCTGGAGGTAATAGACCCACACCAACTGCTGCCGAATTGGATGCTGAATTAGATGCGTATAACTCACAG ATCGATAGCTAG